CCTTTAAATGCGCCAGAAAAATTTATACATCAAGGCATTGGCAATGTGTGAGTACAACTCATACTCAACCACCagcaatttcctcttcctcatcttcccattctcctctttcttccatctcctcatttagctccatttctccatcccCTTCTAGACCTTCACTATCCCACTCATCGACATCCATTTCGTCATCCTCACCATCGTCGCCACCTTTTTTGTTACCAGCCTtggccttcttctttctctcgacATTCTCCTTCTGGATCTTCTTACGGACTGCCTTTTCTtgtctcctcttctcccagACCTTGTccatttctttgatttcttccttCGATTTTTGAATGTGTTCGTGCCACATAATCTTTCCGTCACACACGCCTTCCTCGACCTTTGTCATTCTTAGCTTCATCCTTGGTCCTAGTTCCACCAATTTGATAGCCCGCTTTTCAGCGCCGCTTCTGGCACCCTTGACTTGTCCATCCCGAGTCTTTTCCTTTTGGCGTTTGTTAAGAATCTTGCGAGTGCGCGTCTCAACCACTTCAACTTCTGCGTCAGTGTCAACCTCACTTCCGCTTGTGTTATCTGTCATATATCCagctccatcttctccaatcaTGTAATCGGCGATATCTTCCAACTTTCCGAGGTTTGGTATACCTTTCCTTGGATTTTTTGAATGTAGATATTGTTCAGCAGCGTTCAATCTTCGCAATGGTTTCGAAAGACCAATTCGTTTGGTTGTGATTGCGTAATGACGAAGGTTAATGGTGTATGTGCCATCATCTTCACCTTTAGTCGGCTCTCGATTGAGAAGCATGACTCTGCGAATAGATGTTAAAGGTGTGACATTAGGAGAGATTGGTGGGAAAAGAGATTGGAAAATGGTGGTTGTGAGAGATTCGAGGTGCTTGGGTATCTTGTTTTCGGAGCTCGATTCTGACGCAGGAGATATGAAATTATTCATCACAAGCTGATTTGGTCAGTTATTACCCAATTGATCAATATAAGAGACTGTAAACGTACCAATGGAGGAGTTGTATATTCTTTTCCACCACCTTTAGGATGCTTCAATGCCTTTCTCACATCTTTACATAGAGAGTATTTCTCTACATTGAAATGTAATGTTGGACCTCTTGGTGTAAGAGCAAGTCGCATGTTTGTATTTCCGGCCTCTGATCTTGAGAACAGCATGAGATGACTGACACCTAAAGGACCTGCCATTGTGAGATAATCTCTCAGTttgtttcctcttctctccttcaatCTTGAGGCCGTATCTGGTTCCATCATCCTTCTAACATCCTTCACCAATTGACTAACACTTGGTCCAACTTCTCCTGCACCAGCTCGAATTACCATGCTTTTCGGGGATCGTGAAGCTTGAGAAGCAGGAGTTCCCTTTGCTCCAGCTGGATTGTTGGCACCAACATGGGTGCGCTTCTTGGTACGTCTTCTCGCCATTTTTGTTGTTCTGGATTGTATGATGTTATTTTTTTAGGACTTTCTCCTAACATTTTCTTAAAGGTAGAAACTTTTTTGCGCGGCCAATTAGATAAGCGCATCCGATAAGCcgataaaaattattttctttagCCTTCCTAGCTCTTAGCATTCAATATATGGTCGCATCATTGAAAAGACTGCGCCAACCTCGACATTCGTATtaattgaagagattgattcAACATACTTCTGcgcatcagcatcagcatctaGTTTGACGAGATAATAATCATGTCTTCCGTGAAGCGAAGGAAGACCGATAAAAATCCATCTTTGGAGGGATTGAAGTCGAAGAAGACAAAAGAGTCGAAAAAAGAATCGCACACACCTTCCCCAGAGCCAATTGAGGATACTGAAGATAACAGAGTTATCGAAGAGACTGAGGAAgctgaggaagatgatgctCCAAAGTCTTTTAAAGATTTGGTCCGTAATTACTTGTCTATCGCAATATCTTTTACTTACAATTCCAGGGTATCGTCGACTCATTATGTGAAGCATGCGACACTTTAGGATACAAGGCCCCAACCCCCATTCAAAGGGAATCCATACCACTCGCACTCCAAGGAAGAGATTTGATCGGTCTGGCAGAAACCGGTAGTGGAAAAACTGCCGCATTTGCTTTACCAATCCTTCAAGCTCTACTCGATAAACCACAACCCCTCTTTGGATTAGTGTTGGCACCAACTCGCGAACTTGCTTATCAGATTTCCCAGCAATTCGAGGCTCTTGGGTCTGTTATAAGAGTAAAATGTGCTGTCATAGTTGGAGGAATGGATATGGTACCGCAATCAATCGCTTTGGGTAAAAAACCTCACATTATAGTTGCTACTCCTGGTCGTCTTCTTGACCATCTAGAAAATACAAAAGGCTTTTCATTACGGTCGCTCAAGTACTTGGTTATGGACGAAGCCGATCGACTACTTGACCTTGATTTCGGGCCTATTCTCGACAAAATCCTGAAAGTTTTACCCCGAGAGCGACGAACATATCTCTTTTCCGCAACTATCAGTTCTAAAGTCGAAAGTCTTCAACGAGCAAGTTTGAAGGACCCATTACGAGTAAGCATCAGCAGCAACAAATACCAGACTGTATCGACTCTTATTCAAAACTACATCTTCATACCATTAATTCATAAGGATACATACTTGATCTATCTTTTGAACGAGTTTGCAGGTCAATCTGCCATCATTTTCACACGGACGGTCAACGAGACGCAGAGAATAGCAATTTTGTTACGAACGCTTGGATTCGGAGCCATTCCACTACATGGACAACTTTCACAATCTTCTCGCTTGGGTGCTTTAAATAAGTTCCGTGCAGGCTCAAGAGAAATCCTTGTCGCAACAGATGTCGCCGCTCGTGGTTTGGATATCCCCTCTGTTGATGTTGTGTTGAACTACGACGTGCCACAGGACAGTAAAACATACATTCATAGAGTTGGACGTACTGCTCGTGCAGGAAAATCCGGACACGCAATTAGTGTTGTGACTCAAtatgatttggagatttttaTGCGTATTGAGGCAGCATTAGGAAAGAAGCAAGTCGAATACCCGACGGTGAAGGATGAAGTTATGGTCTTCAAACCTAGGGTAGAAGAAGCTCAAAGACATGCTAggaatgagatgaagaatttgCACGAAGACAGAGGTAAGAAGGGGGCAGTattgaaaggaagaagacCTGCCAATGGTGCTAAAAGAGGTCGTGATGAAATGGATAGAGAAGAAGGCTAGACATGCACATATATGTGATTATTGGGGAATAAAAAGTCCAATacttaatataatattcagtGTATTTCATATTCCTCGGCTATCTTTTGAAGTATTTGCCATCCATTGTTCATATATATTGCTTTGCTCTACAATGTCTCGAGAAAGTGAAGCCCCTGTAAGCCGATATCTCGGTAATTGCGTTCGCCGAGCCGAGATGCGCCAAAAATCTGGGGTAGCGGGGCAATAATAACAGTAAACATCACTCATAATCAAGCTCTGATCATCCTCCAGTGTACACTGATTGTTATTATGGCCGCTTCGCTTTGTTCACGGTCGCTCCTTAGAGCTTCCCGTATATTATGGCGTTCCAATGGCTTCACTTCAGGAACTAGGCATATCAGGCGCAGAGGATTGGCAGATGCTTCTACGAATGATATGACACTGCCTCTGAAAGGGTACAAAGTATTGGATATGACTCGGGTGCTTGCAGGTGTAagttaaaaaaagaaaaagttaCATAAGACTTTCCTGACCTTTAACAGCCATACTGCACACAAATATTAGGAGATCTTGGGTATGCTTTACTATTCCTTATGTCGTTGTCTAAACTCATAAATGTAGTGCCGAAGTAATAAAAGTCGAGCATCCGACGAAGGGCGATGATACTAGACATTGGGGACCTCCCTATGCGAAATACTTAGATGGATCAGGGAAAGAAGGGCCTGGAGAAAGTGCATACTTCTTTGCTGTAGCTTGGCCTCATATTCCAACTCACCGCAAGTTTCACGGCTCACCAATTATCAGGTTAATCGGAACAAAAAATCCCTCGGACTGTCATTTAAACATCCATCAGCAGTTAAAATCCTTCATAAACTCGCTGCAGAAAGTGATATTCTCGTTGAGAACTATCTACCAGGCTCACTGAAGAAATATGGGATGGACTACGAAACACTGCGAGAGATAAACCCTCGATTGATATACGCTTCTATCACCGGCTATGGTCAAACTGGTCCATATAGAAACCGAGCCGGATACGACGTCATGGTTGAAGCGGAGATGGGATTGATGCACATCACTGGAAGTAGGGACGGACCTCCCGTGAAAGTGGGGGTTGCCGTAACGGATTTGACGACTGGCTTGTATACTAGTAACAGTATTATGGCTGCTTTACTGGCAAGAGGAAGAACAGGACGGGGGCAGCATATTGATGTTGCTCTATCAGATTGCCAAGTTGCCACACTATCGAATCTGGCGAGTTCGTGTCTGATAAGTGGGGAGAAGGATGAAGGGAGATGGGGAACTGCTCATCGTAAGTGATTCCAGATCTTTGTGAGAATGTTATCTAACAATAACACTAGCATCTATCGTACCATATCGTTCATACAAGACAAAAGATGGTGATATTTTGTTCGGTGGAGGAAACGATAGATTATTCGGACTCTTATGCAATGGGCTTGGACGCTCAGAGTGGAAAGAGGATCCAAGATTTGTCGTTAACACAGCAAGAGTTGCCCATCGAGCAGAATTAGACAGCTCTATAGAGAAAATCACTCAAGACAAGACTACCAAAGAATGGCTGGATATTTTTGAAGGATCCGGGCTACCTTATGCAGCTATCAATGATGTCCAAGGAACATTGAATCATGAGCACGTGTTGGCAAGGGATATGGTAAAGGAGATGGATCACGAATATTGTGGTCCAATTAAGATGGTCAACACACCGGTGAAATACAGTGAGAGCAAGCCAAGTATACGAACAGTGCCTCCTATGCTAGGGCAACATACAGATGAGATTCTTAGAGATATTTTAGGGATGGACGAATCTGATATTGAAGCATTGAAGGCCGAAGGAGCTGTAAGatagaattatatagatatcttGGACATTCAGATACTACAATTGCCCCCTACAGATGTCGTTGGGCCATGTTGCTCTTCCACACGCAAGGCATTAGGCTAATTTGCAAGGAGTTCAATGCGATTTTGTCTCATCACATGATTTTTAAACATGTGATTGCCAGTTTATTCATCACCAGACCACTTTTTGTACTCTCTTATAACGACATCAACAAGTACTTCCCAGAGCATCAACTCCTACACTTTTCGACAGGCTGAAGCTGTATGTTCAGAAGCCCCGTCATAATTACATTCTGCTGGGATCTATCAGTGCGCGTGCCGACACGTCCAGTACATCAATTGTTTTTGGCCCTTGGCATAAAGAATATCACGGCTTGCAATAAGTCAATTGACTTCGGTCAATCGATACTTTACTCTTTCAATCTAGCTCATTAATT
The sequence above is drawn from the Botrytis cinerea B05.10 chromosome 11, complete sequence genome and encodes:
- the Bcrrp3 gene encoding Bcrrp3, whose amino-acid sequence is MSSVKRRKTDKNPSLEGLKSKKTKESKKESHTPSPEPIEDTEDNRVIEETEEAEEDDAPKSFKDLGIVDSLCEACDTLGYKAPTPIQRESIPLALQGRDLIGLAETGSGKTAAFALPILQALLDKPQPLFGLVLAPTRELAYQISQQFEALGSVIRVKCAVIVGGMDMVPQSIALGKKPHIIVATPGRLLDHLENTKGFSLRSLKYLVMDEADRLLDLDFGPILDKILKVLPRERRTYLFSATISSKVESLQRASLKDPLRVSISSNKYQTVSTLIQNYIFIPLIHKDTYLIYLLNEFAGQSAIIFTRTVNETQRIAILLRTLGFGAIPLHGQLSQSSRLGALNKFRAGSREILVATDVAARGLDIPSVDVVLNYDVPQDSKTYIHRVGRTARAGKSGHAISVVTQYDLEIFMRIEAALGKKQVEYPTVKDEVMVFKPRVEEAQRHARNEMKNLHEDRGKKGAVLKGRRPANGAKRGRDEMDREEG